One window from the genome of Pseudonocardia hierapolitana encodes:
- a CDS encoding DUF3592 domain-containing protein produces the protein MTSGTQTTGTGRTRAIDELASLVGPVGRFAATRASEIVTGIAVLATVLGLLALAGAAVNDRSISANPGYAQAEVLDGSTFARTVVRFTVASGETVVPEHGVFYPSGLEVGESVAVEYDLADPELARVAGRSALDQAAPLALGVALVWAVLGPIAFWLRRRRRA, from the coding sequence GTGACGAGTGGCACCCAGACGACAGGCACCGGGCGCACCCGCGCGATCGACGAGCTGGCATCGCTGGTGGGCCCGGTCGGTCGCTTCGCGGCGACCAGGGCCTCCGAGATCGTCACGGGGATCGCGGTGCTCGCCACGGTGCTCGGCCTGCTCGCGCTGGCCGGTGCCGCCGTGAACGACCGTTCCATCTCGGCCAACCCCGGCTACGCGCAGGCCGAGGTGCTGGACGGGTCGACGTTCGCCCGCACGGTCGTCCGCTTCACGGTGGCCAGCGGCGAGACCGTGGTGCCCGAGCACGGGGTCTTCTACCCGTCCGGGCTCGAGGTTGGCGAGTCGGTGGCCGTCGAGTACGACCTGGCCGACCCGGAGCTCGCCCGGGTGGCCGGGCGCAGCGCGCTCGATCAGGCGGCCCCCCTCGCCCTCGGCGTGGCGCTGGTGTGGGCCGTGCTGGGGCCCATCGCCTTCTGGCTGCGGCGCCGCCGCCGCGCCTAG
- a CDS encoding MmcQ/YjbR family DNA-binding protein, whose amino-acid sequence MVSLDDVAGMATELPGVVELERHGSRAWAVQGTTKRGGPKVFAWERAFSKADIRRYGAETPPDGPILAIRVADLHEKEAVLAANTGAFFTIPHFDGYAAVLVELDEVTEAALRDAILDGWLACAPPELADRYRAG is encoded by the coding sequence ATGGTGAGCCTCGACGACGTGGCCGGCATGGCAACCGAGCTGCCGGGGGTCGTCGAACTCGAACGGCACGGCAGCAGGGCGTGGGCGGTGCAGGGCACCACGAAGCGCGGCGGGCCGAAGGTCTTCGCCTGGGAACGGGCGTTCAGCAAGGCCGACATCCGCCGGTACGGCGCCGAGACCCCACCGGACGGCCCGATCCTCGCGATCCGCGTCGCCGACCTCCACGAGAAGGAGGCGGTGCTCGCCGCGAACACGGGCGCGTTCTTCACGATCCCGCACTTCGACGGCTACGCGGCGGTGCTCGTCGAGCTGGACGAGGTCACCGAGGCCGCGCTGCGGGACGCGATCCTCGACGGCTGGCTGGCCTGCGCCCCGCCCGAGCTCGCCGATCGGTACCGCGCAGGCTAG
- a CDS encoding DMT family transporter, which produces MRATPFAFVVIWASGFVVAKYAAPYAEPLSFLVVRYAGVIVLMLALAVAAGAPWPRGRQALHIAVAGVGIQAGYLGGVWAAVAAGMPAGVAALVVNLQPVLTAVFAGLLGERLGTRQVIGLLLGFVGVALVVSNRLTTEGLSPGTLGLTVMALLAITIGTLYQKRFCPQFDLRTGQVVQFVASVVVTLPFALAFESFRFDWTPQLVGALAWSVLVLTGGGISLLFLMLRRGAAAQVTSYFYLVPGITALMAFVMFGESLGVVALGGMAVTVLGVALATRRTE; this is translated from the coding sequence GTGCGCGCCACGCCGTTCGCGTTCGTCGTCATCTGGGCTTCCGGCTTCGTCGTCGCGAAGTACGCCGCCCCGTACGCGGAGCCGCTGAGCTTCCTGGTGGTGCGCTACGCGGGCGTGATCGTTCTGATGCTCGCCCTCGCGGTCGCGGCGGGAGCGCCGTGGCCACGCGGGCGGCAGGCGCTGCACATCGCGGTGGCCGGCGTCGGGATCCAGGCGGGCTACCTCGGCGGCGTGTGGGCCGCGGTCGCCGCCGGGATGCCGGCCGGCGTCGCGGCGCTCGTGGTGAACCTGCAGCCGGTGCTCACCGCGGTGTTCGCCGGGCTGCTCGGCGAACGGCTGGGCACGCGGCAGGTGATCGGGCTGCTCCTCGGGTTCGTGGGCGTCGCGCTGGTGGTGTCCAACCGGCTCACCACCGAAGGCCTGTCACCCGGGACGCTCGGCCTCACGGTCATGGCCCTGCTCGCGATCACGATCGGCACGCTCTACCAGAAGCGGTTCTGCCCGCAGTTCGACCTGCGCACCGGCCAGGTGGTGCAGTTCGTTGCGTCGGTCGTGGTGACGTTGCCGTTCGCGCTCGCGTTCGAGTCGTTCCGGTTCGACTGGACACCTCAGCTCGTGGGCGCGCTGGCTTGGTCGGTACTGGTGCTCACCGGCGGGGGCATCTCGCTGCTGTTCCTCATGCTGCGCCGCGGCGCAGCGGCCCAGGTCACCAGCTACTTCTACCTCGTGCCCGGGATCACGGCCCTGATGGCGTTCGTGATGTTCGGGGAGTCGCTCGGCGTCGTGGCGCTCGGCGGGATGGCGGTCACCGTGCTCGGGGTCGCGCTGGCCACACGCCGAACCGAGTAG
- a CDS encoding inositol monophosphatase family protein has product MTVQQEPSAPPAPLPVEAGLMSRALEVAGRLANDAAEVITATAGREHHSGAAHKANPFDWVTDTDRTLERHTRRVLAAEFPGVPVVGEEYGADPDAHRAPYRWVVDPVDGTANYVAGFPWCAYSLALVDASGPVVGVIADPSRAQIYAAARGRGVRANGVPVRVVPRPPAGGLICAELGPDRTASFTRHATAAHAGIRSLGSSALAVTQVALGHAVAAVLEGYREWDVAGAACLAVEAGAVIVDGNGCPDPLPTDAMIVAVPGALDAVLAWWRASEV; this is encoded by the coding sequence ATGACCGTCCAGCAGGAACCGAGCGCACCCCCGGCGCCCCTCCCTGTGGAAGCCGGGCTGATGTCCCGTGCCCTCGAGGTGGCCGGGCGGCTCGCCAACGACGCGGCCGAGGTGATCACGGCCACCGCGGGCCGGGAGCACCACAGCGGTGCCGCGCACAAGGCCAACCCCTTCGACTGGGTCACCGACACCGACCGGACCCTCGAGCGCCACACCCGCCGGGTGCTCGCCGCGGAGTTCCCCGGCGTGCCCGTGGTCGGCGAGGAGTACGGCGCCGACCCGGACGCGCACCGCGCCCCGTACCGGTGGGTCGTCGACCCGGTGGACGGCACCGCAAACTACGTCGCGGGATTCCCGTGGTGCGCATACAGTCTCGCGCTGGTGGACGCCTCCGGGCCGGTCGTGGGGGTGATCGCCGACCCGAGCCGGGCCCAGATCTACGCCGCCGCCCGCGGACGAGGGGTGCGGGCGAACGGCGTCCCGGTCCGGGTCGTGCCCCGGCCTCCGGCGGGCGGGCTGATCTGCGCCGAGCTCGGACCCGATCGCACCGCCTCGTTCACCCGCCACGCCACCGCGGCCCACGCCGGGATCCGTTCCCTCGGCTCGTCGGCGCTCGCGGTCACCCAGGTGGCGCTCGGGCACGCCGTCGCCGCGGTGCTCGAGGGCTACCGCGAGTGGGACGTCGCGGGCGCCGCCTGCCTCGCCGTGGAGGCAGGCGCCGTGATCGTGGACGGGAACGGGTGCCCCGATCCCCTGCCAACGGACGCCATGATCGTCGCGGTGCCGGGAGCGCTCGACGCCGTGCTGGCCTGGTGGCGCGCGTCCGAGGTCTGA
- a CDS encoding glycosyltransferase family 4 protein, whose translation MRVAIVSECFLPVVNGVTNSVLRVVEHLTEAGHEVLVVAPGIDGPTEYAGAPVVRIREMNLPVVSSMPVGVPSRRVLTALREFSPDVVHLAAPFVVGYRGLAAARRLGIPTVAVYQTDVAGFASSYGLGLTARAAWRWTCRLHGQADRTLAPSSWATAALRARGVPRVHQWARGVDTRRFTPSKRDDALRAELAPRGELLVGYVGRLAPEKQVERLAALEGLPGTRLVVVGGGPSEERLRAILPGAAFLGFREGDDLARIYASLDVFVHTGPSETFCQAAQEALASGLPVVAPDAGGPRDLVLPGRTGFLVPPHPDGAAADDPAAVAADAELRAAVETLADPQLRGRFGAAARRSVLRRTWSAVCDELLAHYAEVIGGHSAAAA comes from the coding sequence GTGCGCGTCGCGATCGTCTCCGAATGCTTCCTCCCCGTGGTCAACGGCGTCACCAACTCGGTGCTGCGGGTGGTCGAGCACCTCACCGAGGCGGGGCACGAGGTGCTGGTCGTCGCGCCCGGCATCGACGGCCCCACCGAGTACGCGGGCGCGCCCGTCGTGCGGATCAGGGAGATGAACCTGCCGGTCGTGTCGTCGATGCCGGTCGGCGTGCCGAGCAGGCGCGTGCTCACGGCGCTGCGCGAGTTCTCGCCGGACGTGGTGCACCTCGCGGCGCCGTTCGTCGTCGGGTACCGGGGGCTCGCGGCGGCGCGCAGGCTGGGCATCCCGACGGTCGCGGTCTACCAGACCGACGTGGCCGGCTTCGCCTCCTCCTACGGCCTCGGCCTCACCGCGCGCGCGGCGTGGCGCTGGACGTGCCGGCTGCACGGGCAGGCCGACCGCACGCTCGCGCCGTCGAGCTGGGCCACCGCTGCGCTGCGGGCCCGGGGCGTGCCCCGGGTGCACCAGTGGGCGCGGGGCGTCGACACCCGGCGGTTCACCCCGTCGAAGCGCGACGACGCGTTGCGCGCCGAGCTGGCTCCCCGGGGCGAGCTGCTGGTCGGGTACGTCGGGCGGCTGGCACCCGAGAAGCAGGTCGAGCGGCTCGCCGCGCTGGAAGGGCTGCCGGGCACCCGGCTCGTCGTGGTGGGCGGCGGGCCCAGCGAGGAGCGCCTGCGGGCGATCCTGCCGGGCGCGGCGTTCCTCGGGTTCCGGGAGGGCGACGACCTCGCCCGGATCTACGCATCGCTGGACGTGTTCGTCCACACCGGGCCGTCCGAGACGTTCTGCCAGGCGGCGCAGGAGGCGCTCGCGTCGGGGTTGCCCGTCGTGGCACCGGACGCGGGCGGCCCGCGCGACCTGGTGCTGCCCGGGCGTACCGGCTTCCTGGTGCCGCCACACCCCGACGGGGCCGCCGCGGACGACCCGGCAGCCGTAGCAGCGGACGCCGAGCTGCGGGCCGCGGTGGAGACCCTCGCCGATCCGCAGCTGCGCGGCCGGTTCGGCGCAGCGGCGCGGCGGTCGGTGCTGCGCCGCACCTGGTCGGCGGTGTGCGACGAGCTGCTGGCGCACTACGCCGAGGTCATCGGCGGCCACAGCGCAGCGGCGGCCTAG